The proteins below come from a single Rhodohalobacter sp. SW132 genomic window:
- a CDS encoding SDR family oxidoreductase, with amino-acid sequence MNIIRTIAVVGATGMLGAPVTKVLKKQGYSVTAVVRNMQKVHQKLGAGMHLFKGDLKDKRSLRSAFADIDFVYLNLSTTPDEKKNEFKTEIDGLQNVIEAAKSARVKRIGFLSSLVKDYSETDWWVFDIKREACRILKEADIPVTIFYPSSFYENLAHLQMKGNRVYLAGDQVTKSWWISAEDYGMQVANAFRKDLESHEDFEYSIQGPEPYNMEEAADIFIRHHPNPKLKKAKAPLGLFRLMKPFSSTIDFQYNILYAINHYDEKFQSEQTWSKLGKPELSLAEWAEKQG; translated from the coding sequence ATGAATATCATTCGAACCATTGCCGTGGTTGGAGCCACAGGAATGCTTGGGGCGCCGGTTACCAAGGTACTAAAAAAACAGGGTTATTCGGTAACGGCAGTCGTCCGCAATATGCAGAAAGTGCATCAAAAACTTGGTGCGGGAATGCATCTGTTTAAAGGTGATTTGAAAGATAAGAGAAGCCTTCGCTCCGCGTTTGCCGATATAGATTTTGTGTATCTCAACCTAAGCACTACACCGGATGAAAAGAAAAATGAATTTAAAACTGAGATTGACGGCCTGCAGAATGTAATTGAGGCGGCAAAATCGGCCCGTGTGAAACGTATCGGATTTCTGTCATCGCTGGTGAAAGATTATAGCGAAACCGATTGGTGGGTTTTTGATATCAAAAGAGAAGCGTGCAGGATTCTAAAAGAGGCCGATATTCCGGTGACGATCTTCTACCCGTCGAGTTTTTATGAGAACCTGGCCCATCTGCAGATGAAGGGAAATCGCGTATACCTTGCCGGTGACCAGGTAACAAAAAGCTGGTGGATCAGCGCGGAAGATTACGGGATGCAGGTTGCAAACGCTTTTCGGAAAGATCTTGAAAGTCATGAAGATTTTGAATACTCCATCCAGGGACCGGAACCGTATAACATGGAAGAGGCGGCTGATATTTTCATCCGGCATCACCCCAATCCTAAGCTGAAAAAAGCGAAAGCACCGCTTGGCCTGTTCCGGCTGATGAAACCGTTTTCATCTACTATCGACTTTCAGTACAACATTCTCTATGCCATCAATCATTACGATGAAAAATTTCAATCAGAACAGACCTGGAGCAAGCTGGGTAAACCGGAACTGTCCCTCGCGGAGTGGGCGGAAAAACAGGGGTGA
- a CDS encoding BF3164 family lipoprotein, protein MVHKVTLSFFLILILLISCAEENREETFFDTSHEYLTPVVQHEMSFEEIHQPRKMRVIDGRLFVSDFSNRPAFHELSAETDGELTYTRGLGTEGDGPGEFLMIEDFADAGSLIYIYDGQQLKLTGFENDFNPEPVDEIYLETGGHPLAVYHLSNGSFVSSGLYADERIQVFDDEGAIKRRIGDLTSFDDSFSGRELAISWYSFSAISPDEDWIALFSSNSDHIETYDLQSGDLLQSVMGQENPYPRMQLETVDGQTWPVDDGSIYGYLWADADDEYMYGLYSGEIQSQQERFRAGIIHLLDHDLNLVAAYRLDHYPFTMAADQNGGIYTVTHTDTGAVFRYITFPQD, encoded by the coding sequence ATGGTTCACAAAGTAACACTTTCATTTTTCCTGATTCTAATCCTTCTTATCTCTTGCGCTGAAGAAAATCGTGAAGAGACTTTTTTTGATACATCCCATGAATACCTGACCCCCGTCGTTCAGCATGAAATGTCGTTCGAAGAGATTCATCAGCCGCGAAAGATGAGAGTGATAGATGGACGGCTATTCGTTTCCGATTTCAGCAACCGCCCGGCATTCCACGAACTGAGTGCAGAAACCGATGGAGAACTGACCTACACCCGCGGTTTGGGAACAGAGGGCGATGGTCCCGGAGAATTTCTGATGATTGAAGATTTTGCGGATGCCGGCTCGCTCATCTACATTTATGATGGTCAGCAGCTGAAGCTTACCGGTTTTGAAAATGATTTCAACCCGGAACCTGTGGATGAGATTTACCTCGAAACAGGCGGGCACCCTCTTGCGGTGTATCACCTTTCGAATGGTTCGTTTGTCTCCTCCGGACTTTATGCAGATGAAAGGATTCAGGTTTTTGATGACGAGGGAGCTATCAAACGCCGGATAGGTGACCTCACATCGTTTGATGACAGTTTTTCAGGCAGGGAACTGGCCATTTCGTGGTACAGTTTTTCTGCTATCTCTCCTGATGAGGACTGGATTGCGCTTTTCTCCTCTAATTCAGACCATATCGAAACGTATGATCTCCAATCCGGTGATCTTCTTCAGTCTGTGATGGGCCAGGAAAATCCCTACCCGAGAATGCAGCTTGAAACGGTAGACGGGCAGACCTGGCCGGTGGATGACGGCAGCATCTACGGCTACCTTTGGGCCGATGCTGATGATGAGTATATGTACGGACTCTACTCGGGTGAGATCCAGTCGCAGCAGGAACGGTTTCGTGCGGGGATTATTCATCTGCTGGATCACGACCTGAACCTGGTGGCTGCCTACCGGCTTGACCACTACCCGTTCACGATGGCCGCCGATCAGAATGGCGGGATCTACACCGTTACGCATACCGATACCGGCGCCGTATTTCGATACATCACTTTTCCACAGGATTAA
- the pyrR gene encoding bifunctional pyr operon transcriptional regulator/uracil phosphoribosyltransferase PyrR: protein MEQTKIMTEEDLNRTYMRFAHQFLEPYDDPTEPAIIGMQTRGVHMGRRVLQIIKKQFNAAPDFGVLDVTFYRDDFRTKLKMPEVKVTEIPFDLYNRDVILVDDVLYTGRTVRSALDALMAFGRPRSIKFCCMIDRGHRELPVSADFIGMTIPTYAKEEVAVKVKELDGEDAVYLVEHEEEANS from the coding sequence TTGGAACAGACAAAAATCATGACGGAAGAGGATCTGAATCGCACTTATATGCGGTTTGCTCATCAGTTTCTTGAACCGTATGATGATCCCACCGAACCCGCCATCATAGGAATGCAGACGCGCGGCGTGCATATGGGGCGCAGAGTTTTGCAGATCATTAAAAAACAGTTTAACGCAGCACCCGATTTTGGCGTGCTTGATGTAACCTTCTACCGCGATGATTTTCGCACAAAGCTGAAAATGCCGGAGGTAAAAGTAACTGAAATCCCGTTTGACCTCTACAATCGTGATGTGATCCTTGTGGATGATGTACTTTATACCGGCCGCACAGTTCGTTCGGCACTCGATGCGCTGATGGCATTCGGACGGCCAAGAAGCATAAAATTCTGCTGCATGATTGACCGCGGCCACCGAGAACTGCCGGTTTCAGCCGATTTTATCGGGATGACCATCCCCACCTACGCGAAGGAAGAAGTAGCCGTAAAAGTAAAAGAGCTTGATGGCGAAGATGCCGTCTATCTTGTGGAACATGAAGAGGAGGCAAATTCATGA
- a CDS encoding aspartate carbamoyltransferase catalytic subunit: MSVKQTELFSFNQKHLLGLADYSAEEIAYVLEQAKTFREVLDRPVPKIPTLRDKTIVNLFYENSTRTRLSFELAQKRMSADVVNFSAGTSSTKKGESLKDTIRNISSMKIDMVVSRHESPGVPHFLTRCVDASIINAGDGAHEHPTQALLDMFTMQQTFPDLKGKKVAIIGDISHSRVVRSNIIGLTKLGAKVTVCGPKSLMPIFVKSLGVEVSHDLDETLAWCDIAMALRIQMERIGGGIDLIPSLREYHETFGIKMSHLEKYPDFILMHPGPINRGVEMESDVADSDRAVILNQVTNGVAVRMAIMYLLSGGTRV, encoded by the coding sequence ATGAGTGTAAAACAAACCGAACTATTCAGTTTTAACCAGAAGCACCTGCTCGGGCTTGCCGATTATTCAGCCGAAGAGATTGCCTACGTTCTGGAACAGGCAAAAACCTTTCGTGAAGTCCTCGACCGTCCCGTTCCGAAAATTCCCACTCTCCGCGATAAAACTATAGTGAACCTCTTCTACGAAAACAGCACGCGGACACGCCTGTCCTTCGAGCTTGCACAAAAGCGAATGAGTGCTGATGTGGTCAATTTTTCGGCGGGAACATCCAGCACCAAAAAAGGGGAATCTCTGAAAGATACCATCCGAAACATCAGCTCCATGAAGATCGATATGGTGGTATCGAGACATGAAAGTCCCGGAGTACCCCACTTTCTCACGCGCTGTGTTGACGCCTCCATCATCAATGCCGGAGATGGAGCACACGAGCACCCCACCCAGGCACTGCTCGATATGTTCACCATGCAGCAGACCTTTCCCGATCTGAAAGGGAAAAAAGTGGCGATTATCGGTGATATATCGCACAGCCGCGTGGTGCGTTCCAACATCATCGGCCTTACAAAACTTGGTGCTAAGGTGACCGTTTGCGGCCCGAAATCTCTGATGCCGATTTTCGTGAAATCTCTCGGCGTGGAAGTATCACACGATCTCGACGAAACCCTTGCCTGGTGTGATATTGCGATGGCGCTTCGCATTCAGATGGAACGAATCGGCGGGGGGATCGACCTGATCCCAAGCCTGCGTGAATATCATGAGACGTTCGGGATAAAAATGAGTCACCTGGAAAAATATCCCGACTTCATCCTGATGCACCCCGGCCCGATCAACCGCGGCGTGGAGATGGAGAGCGACGTGGCCGACAGCGACCGCGCCGTCATCCTCAACCAGGTAACCAATGGCGTAGCCGTGCGAATGGCCATCATGTATTTGCTGAGCGGCGGTACCCGGGTTTAA
- a CDS encoding DUF6364 family protein yields MKEKLTLTIDKEVKKQARELAKKQGVSISGMVETYLKTLSKKSEDWKPKKGSVVAKLSGSIPVKDNRDYDEILEEALLEKHKYEKDSD; encoded by the coding sequence ATGAAAGAGAAACTCACCCTTACAATTGATAAAGAGGTAAAGAAACAGGCCAGGGAGCTTGCAAAGAAACAGGGTGTGAGTATCTCCGGAATGGTTGAAACGTATCTAAAAACCCTATCTAAAAAGAGCGAAGACTGGAAACCGAAAAAAGGCTCTGTTGTGGCAAAACTATCTGGCAGCATTCCGGTAAAGGATAACAGAGATTATGATGAAATTCTTGAAGAGGCGCTTTTAGAAAAGCACAAATATGAAAAAGATTCTGATTGA
- a CDS encoding PIN domain-containing protein, whose translation MKKILIDSDVCLDSITSRYPFSVNADKILQLAEENTIEALVTAESFSNMFYILRKLSNPAKAISVLKDLRSVVQIAAVGHSVIDSALNSAWTDFEDAIQYHCAIEVKCDAIVTRNVSDFKKASIPVHSPPEFLSQYH comes from the coding sequence ATGAAAAAGATTCTGATTGACAGTGATGTATGTCTGGACTCTATTACCAGTCGGTATCCCTTTTCTGTGAATGCAGATAAGATTCTTCAGTTGGCAGAAGAGAATACCATAGAAGCATTAGTTACAGCAGAATCATTTTCGAACATGTTTTATATCCTGCGTAAACTGTCAAACCCGGCTAAGGCAATCAGCGTTTTGAAAGATCTCAGATCCGTCGTACAAATTGCAGCGGTAGGACATTCGGTGATAGATTCTGCATTGAATTCCGCTTGGACAGATTTTGAGGATGCAATTCAATATCACTGCGCAATTGAAGTAAAATGTGATGCTATTGTAACGAGAAATGTGTCTGATTTTAAAAAAGCATCAATTCCAGTACACTCACCACCTGAGTTTTTAAGTCAGTACCATTAA
- a CDS encoding class I SAM-dependent methyltransferase, with amino-acid sequence MPDRDRLDREKEFHNEAFATGKRKNVKKYYKTTDLSKSFYREKIHENVAGLSVLEYGCGPGSQAFDLAKAGASITAIDISDVAIEQTKKEADRQGVEIECFVMDGEDLSFDKNSFNRVCGSGILHHLDLERCYPELKRVLIPGGNGIFFEPMGYNPLINLYRNMTPGLRTDDEHPLLNEDFELAEKYFDEVNPAFFHLTSIGASFVPVAFLQSALARPLNGLDSVLFKTLPFLKKYAWITVLELKTTKQDLSA; translated from the coding sequence ATGCCAGACAGGGACAGACTCGACCGGGAAAAAGAGTTTCACAATGAGGCGTTCGCCACTGGCAAGCGGAAGAATGTAAAGAAATACTACAAAACCACCGATCTAAGCAAGAGTTTTTATCGGGAAAAGATACACGAAAACGTTGCTGGGTTATCTGTTCTTGAATATGGCTGCGGGCCGGGCAGCCAGGCCTTTGACTTGGCAAAAGCGGGAGCCAGCATTACCGCGATCGACATTTCTGACGTGGCGATTGAGCAGACTAAAAAGGAGGCCGACCGGCAAGGTGTTGAGATCGAATGCTTTGTGATGGACGGAGAGGACCTATCATTTGATAAAAACAGCTTCAACCGGGTATGCGGCAGCGGAATTTTGCACCACCTGGACCTTGAGCGCTGCTACCCGGAGCTGAAGCGCGTACTGATACCGGGCGGCAACGGAATCTTTTTTGAGCCGATGGGCTATAATCCGCTAATCAATCTTTACCGAAACATGACACCCGGCCTTCGAACCGATGACGAACATCCTCTGCTGAATGAAGATTTTGAACTGGCCGAAAAATACTTTGACGAGGTCAACCCCGCATTTTTTCACCTAACCTCCATCGGTGCCTCCTTTGTCCCCGTCGCTTTCCTTCAATCAGCTCTCGCCCGTCCGCTAAACGGACTCGATTCGGTTCTTTTTAAAACTCTCCCGTTTCTGAAAAAATACGCGTGGATTACGGTTTTAGAACTAAAAACCACAAAACAAGATCTTTCAGCTTAA
- a CDS encoding glycosyltransferase family A protein — MNSPLVSIVIPTYNRPGHLVRAIESALRQTYENIEIIVVDDCSDLDLDQFREEFPAVKLYKNSDNRGACFSRNRGLEIASGDYINFLDDDDELYPDKIALQIQKFQRSADPNLGMVTCHLEDYRSGNKQIVRNRVNGDVYRLLLSKFAIAGTESMLFKRSVFDEVGGFDENLQSSQEYDLFLRVSELFTVDYVDKILSRKNRSSDQISLNFDKKMAGAKYLFKKHDERYRQIGFLFWLKMRLKLRGLICRFYIGKWFGEKAYRLTIRD, encoded by the coding sequence TTGAACTCGCCACTTGTAAGCATTGTCATTCCAACGTATAACAGACCGGGTCACCTGGTGAGAGCCATAGAATCCGCATTGCGTCAGACCTATGAAAACATCGAAATCATAGTTGTGGATGATTGTTCTGACTTGGATCTTGATCAGTTCCGTGAAGAATTCCCTGCAGTAAAGTTATACAAAAACAGTGATAACAGGGGCGCATGCTTTTCAAGAAACCGGGGTTTGGAAATTGCATCCGGTGATTACATCAATTTTTTGGATGACGATGATGAACTGTATCCGGATAAAATTGCATTGCAGATCCAAAAATTTCAAAGGTCGGCTGATCCAAATTTAGGCATGGTAACCTGCCATCTTGAAGATTATCGTTCAGGAAACAAGCAAATAGTCCGAAATAGAGTAAATGGTGACGTTTATCGCTTACTTCTCTCAAAATTTGCAATAGCGGGTACCGAATCGATGCTATTTAAACGATCCGTATTTGATGAGGTTGGTGGGTTTGATGAAAACCTTCAGTCCAGCCAGGAATACGATCTTTTTCTAAGAGTTTCTGAACTGTTTACAGTTGATTATGTTGATAAGATACTGAGCCGTAAAAACAGATCATCCGATCAAATAAGCCTCAATTTTGATAAAAAGATGGCGGGTGCGAAATATCTTTTCAAGAAACACGATGAACGTTATAGGCAAATTGGGTTCCTTTTTTGGCTCAAAATGCGGCTAAAACTTCGCGGACTGATCTGCCGGTTCTATATTGGGAAATGGTTTGGGGAAAAGGCGTACAGGCTTACCATCAGGGATTGA
- the tnpA gene encoding IS200/IS605 family transposase has protein sequence MPQSLSKVYIHIIFSTKHRRKLIDEEIQPLLFDYLGGICKGLECYPVQVGGYLDHVHILCLHSRKITQMNLLEEVKKRSSKWIKTKGEKYSGFYWQNGYGIFSVTPRNIDKTAAYIRNQKNHHKKIAFKEEYRKILKSYDVDYDEKYVWD, from the coding sequence ATGCCACAATCATTATCTAAAGTTTACATACACATTATTTTTAGCACAAAGCACCGGAGAAAACTGATTGATGAAGAGATCCAGCCATTGTTATTCGACTATCTTGGAGGAATCTGTAAAGGTTTGGAATGCTATCCTGTACAGGTGGGTGGATATCTTGATCATGTACATATTTTATGCCTGCATTCCAGGAAGATTACGCAAATGAATCTTCTTGAAGAGGTGAAGAAACGATCCTCGAAATGGATAAAGACAAAAGGAGAAAAGTATTCTGGATTTTATTGGCAAAATGGGTACGGAATTTTTTCTGTGACACCCCGCAATATTGATAAAACCGCTGCCTACATCAGGAATCAAAAAAATCATCATAAAAAGATAGCGTTTAAAGAAGAGTACAGGAAAATACTAAAATCGTACGATGTTGATTATGATGAAAAATATGTTTGGGATTGA